Genomic window (Spirosoma sp. KCTC 42546):
GCCGTTTCAGAAGCAGGAGCCGCTTTCATCGCAAACAAAGCAGGAATCAGGAATAACAACAAGCTGGATTTCATACGGGAAGATGGCTAAAACTAGGATGGAGATGATTCGCTAAAACTAGTACACTTTCTTCCATAAAAATAGTCTCGCCGGTTTAGCAACGAGACTAGTTAGGTATCGGTAATTAAACTACCCGTTAAAACAAAAACTCATTAAGCGAATGACCAACTGCCTGACAAAAGGATGATTCTTCGCCAGAATCGGGACCATCCAGTTCATACCGATGCCAGATATTCAGTTTATAATCATAGACAAATCCTTCAGGTACATCATAGGTTGTCATCAACTCTTTTAGCTTCTGCGTATCCTTCTTAACACCCTGAGTATGGGTCACCTCAATCAATACCTCGGTCAATTCAG
Coding sequences:
- a CDS encoding Uma2 family endonuclease; this encodes MNDNIVYMGVNAPRIHQAIIAQLVTGLMNLYRNRQTQLFAYPEAMIDQSQTSPVPDLLLANPETELTEVLIEVTHTQGVKKDTQKLKELMTTYDVPEGFVYDYKLNIWHRYELDGPDSGEESSFCQAVGHSLNEFLF